From the Chloroflexia bacterium SDU3-3 genome, the window GAGGTGGGCAAGGAGTTCGGCGTCACCCGCGAGCGCATCCGGCAGATCGAGGTCAAGGCGCTGCGTAAGCTCCGGCATCCGCGGCTGGGCAAGAAGCTACGGGACTACCTCGAGTAGTCGTGGAAGATGGCGGGCGACGCCCAGCAGCGCAGCCCGCCATCTGCTGCATACTGAATATTTAGGTGATTGCGGTGTCCGACTTCCTGGATTTGGATCACTACGAGCTACTTGGCATCGCCCCAGCGGCGACGCAGGATGAGATCAAGCGTGCCTATCGGCGCGAGATCGCAAAGTACCATCCCGACCGCTTTGTGAGCGCCAACGCCGACGAGCAGGCCTACGCCCAGCGGCGCAGCCAGGCCCTGACCGAGGCCTACGCCACGCTGAGCAACTTCCGGACGCGCAGCCTCTACAACGCGAGTCTGAAAACCATGGGTGGTTCGGCGGCGGCGCAGCGCCCCAGCGCGCAGCCCCAGCGCCAGCCCGGCCAGACCCCGCAGCGCGACCACCAGGCCGAGCTGTACGATCAGGCGGTGGCGCACCTGCAGGCGGGCCACACCCTGCAGGCCATCGCCGCGCTGCGCCAGCTGCAGCAGATCAACCCCTTCTATCGCGACAGCGCGGCCCTGCTAGAGCAGGCCGAGGCCCAGGGCCACGCGCAGCAGCATAGCGCCCCCAAGCAGCCCGCCGCCGAGAAGCCCAATAGCCGCCGCACCTTTCTGATCGCAGGCGGCGTGGGCGGGCTGGCGGTGCTGGGCCTGGCCGCATGGGCCTTGACCCAGCACGGCGGCCAGCAGACGGTGGCAGGCCAGCCCGACACGCCGGGCGCGCCGCTGCCCACCGCAGCCAACACCGCCGAGCCAAGCCCCACCGCCGCCGCCACCGCGCGGCCCACCAGCGCGCCCACGGCAGCCGCCACCGCGCGGCCCACCGCCGCGCCCACGGCAGCCGCCACCCAGCCCCCCACCGAGGTGCCGACCGAGGTGCCGACCGACACGCCCACGGCGCTGCCCGCCGAGCAGGGCCAGCTGCTGTTCTCCGACAGCTTCACCGGCGCGGGCTGGGCCGACCAGAGCGGCGCGGGCTGGAGCGTGGGCTACGCCCAGGGCGGGCGCTACCGCATCGCGGTGAACGCGGGCATCGGCATGATCTGGAGCTACCGCACCCTGCAGCCCGGCCAGCACAGCCTGGGCGTGGATGTGCAGGTGGCGCAGTCCGAAGGCGGCATGCTGCTGTCCTTCGTAGACGAGGATAACTTTGTCAGCTTTGTGGTGAACCCGGCCCAGTCGTCGTACCGGCTTGAGCGGCGGGGCAGCCAGGCCGCCGAGGTGCTGGCGGGCGGGCAGTCCGACGCCATCCTGGGCGGGGCCAACGATACCAACCGCCTGCTGGCCCGCGTCAGCAGCAGCACGGTGCAGCTGGTGATCAACGGTCAGCAGGTGGCCAGCATCGATACGCCCGCCGACATCCTGGGCAGCAACCGCTTCGGGCTGATCGCCGTGTCGGGGCGCAGCGACGCCGAGGTGTTCTTCGACAACCTTGAGGTGCGCGCCCTTCAGTAGCGGGGCCGCCTGGCCACGCCAGCCCGATTTTCTGCCGAAGGCCGACCCGAGCACACACGCTCATCGGCCTTCGGCTTTTTTCCGCATCTGTTAGCCCACGAGGAGCCTATGAGCAGCAGAATCATCGCGACCTTCTCGATCGTGGCGTGCGACCTCGCCAGCGGCGACCTAGGCGTGGCCGTCGCATCCAAGTTTCTCTCGGTGGGCGCGGTGGTGCCCTGGGCGCAGGCCGAGATCGGCGCGGTGGCCACCCAGGCCCTCGCCAACACCGGCTTCGGCCCGCGCGGCCTGGCGCTGATGGCCGACGGCCTGAGCGCCCAGGAGGCGCTGGACGCGCTGCTGGCCGAGGACGAGGGCCGCGAGCATCGCCAGGCAAGCTTCGTGGATGCCGCCGGGAACGCGGCGGCCTTCACCGGCGCGGCCTGCTTCCCGTGGGCCGGGCACATCGTGGGCGAGGGCTTCACGGTGCAGGGCAACATCCTGGCGGGGCCGGAGGTGGCCGAGGCCATGGCCGCCGCCTTCCGCGCCACCGAGGGCGAGCTGGCCGAGCGCCTGCTGGCCGCGCTGAGCGCGGGCGATGCCGCAGGCGGCGACAGCCGTGGTCGCCAGTCGGCGGCGCTGTATGTGGCGCGCAAGGGCGGCTCGTACGGCGGCTACATCGACCGCTACATCGACCTGCGGGTGGATGACCACGCCGCGCCCGTGGCCGAGCTGGCCCGCCTGCTGCGCCTGCACCGCTTCTACCTGACCCCGCCAAGCCCCGAGGATCTCATCCCGATCGATGCGCAGGTGGCCCGCGAGCTGCAGGATCTGCTGGCCAGGGCGGGCTTCTACCACGGCCCGATCAGCGCCAGCTACGACGAGGCCACCGACGCCGCGCTGGCGGCCTACGGCGGGGTGGAAAATCTGGAGGAGCGCCTGATCAGCAAGACCCACATCGACCCGCTGGTGCTAGCCTTCATGCGCGACAAGATCCTGAGGTAGCGCCCACAAGCGCATTTTTCGCACGCGATACGCTGGGGCGCGGCCAAGCTCGCCGCGCCCCAGGTCAATTTTTTTGGAGAACCCAATGCTGAACCTGAATGATTTTACCGCCGTCGTGTTCGACATGGATGGCGTGCTCTACCGTGGCAAGCAGCGCCTGGCGGGCGTGGCCGAGCTGCTGGCCTTCTTCGAGCAGCGCGGGGTGGCCTACGCCTGTGCCACCAACAACTCCACGCTCACACCGCAGCAGTACGAGCAGAAGCTGGCCGCCATGGGCATCGCAATGCCCGCCGAGAAGGTGATCACATCCTCGGTGGCCACGCGGCACTACCTGGAGGCCCAAGCCCCGCGCGGCACCAGGGTGGGCATGATCGGCATGGATGGGCTGCGCGACGCACTGTTTGGGGATGGCTACTTCGAGCCAGATCAGGTGGCCCCCAGCTACTATGTGGTGGGCATGAACTTCGAGGCGGGCTACGCCGACTTCCGCCAGGCCTGCAAGGCCATCCGCGCTGGGGCCGCCTTTGTGGGCACCAACGCCGACGCCACCTTCCCCGCCGAGGATGGCATCATCCCCGGCGCTGGCTCGCTGATCGCCCTGCTGGAGACAGCCACCGAGCAGCGCGCCCTGGTGATCGGCAAGCCGCAGCCCGCCATGTTCCACGCCGCCGTGGCCATGCTGGGCGCGCCGCCCGAGCGCACGCTCACCGTGGGCGATAGGCTCGACACCGACATCGCCGGGGCCAGCGCCGCAGGCCTGGCCACCGCCCTGGTGATGACCGGCGTCACCAGCCCTGCGGCGCTGGCGGCAAGCCCCCTTCAGCCCGATGCGGTGTACGCCGATCTGCCTGCCCTGCTGGCGGCGTGGCGGCAAGCCTAGCGGCCTCGGGCAGCCACAGCCGGTGCAGCATGGCCAGCTGACTGATGCCCTTCAGCTGGCGCTCGAACGGCTCGACCTGCGCTCGCTCGCGCTCGACCATCGCCCGCACCGCCTCGTCCTCCATCACCGCGCTGGAGAGCACGATGTCGCCGCCCAGGCTCTCGCCCTGGATGCGGGCGGCGGTGTTGACGGTGGAGCCGAAGTAGTCGAGCAGGCCGTTGGCATTCACCACAATGCACGGCCCACGGTGCAGCCCCAGCTTCACCCGCAGCGCCGGGCGGCCCTGCGCGATCTCGCCCAGCGTGAACTCGCGCTGGATGGCCACCGCCGCCTCGCCCGCGTCGCCTGCCGAGGGGAACACCGCCATCACCGCGTCGCCGATGGTCTTGACCAGGGTGCCGTGGCGCTCATCGATGATCCGCCGCATCAGCGCGAAGTGGTCGCGCACGCGGGCGTAGGCGGGCGCGTCGCCGATGCTGTCGTAGATCGCGGTCGAGTCCTTCAGGTCGCTGAATAGGAAGGTCATGGTGCGCACCGCCATGCCCACGCCCGGCGAAAGCACCTCGGAGGAAAACAGGGTGCGGAACTCGGCCATGGCCGTGACTATGGCCGCGCTGGCGGCGTAGGTGGTCCAGGTGCGCTCCTCCACCAGCACCAGCATGTCGGCGTCGGTGGGGTTGGCCAGCTGG encodes:
- a CDS encoding J domain-containing protein, producing MIAVSDFLDLDHYELLGIAPAATQDEIKRAYRREIAKYHPDRFVSANADEQAYAQRRSQALTEAYATLSNFRTRSLYNASLKTMGGSAAAQRPSAQPQRQPGQTPQRDHQAELYDQAVAHLQAGHTLQAIAALRQLQQINPFYRDSAALLEQAEAQGHAQQHSAPKQPAAEKPNSRRTFLIAGGVGGLAVLGLAAWALTQHGGQQTVAGQPDTPGAPLPTAANTAEPSPTAAATARPTSAPTAAATARPTAAPTAAATQPPTEVPTEVPTDTPTALPAEQGQLLFSDSFTGAGWADQSGAGWSVGYAQGGRYRIAVNAGIGMIWSYRTLQPGQHSLGVDVQVAQSEGGMLLSFVDEDNFVSFVVNPAQSSYRLERRGSQAAEVLAGGQSDAILGGANDTNRLLARVSSSTVQLVINGQQVASIDTPADILGSNRFGLIAVSGRSDAEVFFDNLEVRALQ
- a CDS encoding DUF1028 domain-containing protein, giving the protein MSSRIIATFSIVACDLASGDLGVAVASKFLSVGAVVPWAQAEIGAVATQALANTGFGPRGLALMADGLSAQEALDALLAEDEGREHRQASFVDAAGNAAAFTGAACFPWAGHIVGEGFTVQGNILAGPEVAEAMAAAFRATEGELAERLLAALSAGDAAGGDSRGRQSAALYVARKGGSYGGYIDRYIDLRVDDHAAPVAELARLLRLHRFYLTPPSPEDLIPIDAQVARELQDLLARAGFYHGPISASYDEATDAALAAYGGVENLEERLISKTHIDPLVLAFMRDKILR
- a CDS encoding HAD-IIA family hydrolase; protein product: MLNLNDFTAVVFDMDGVLYRGKQRLAGVAELLAFFEQRGVAYACATNNSTLTPQQYEQKLAAMGIAMPAEKVITSSVATRHYLEAQAPRGTRVGMIGMDGLRDALFGDGYFEPDQVAPSYYVVGMNFEAGYADFRQACKAIRAGAAFVGTNADATFPAEDGIIPGAGSLIALLETATEQRALVIGKPQPAMFHAAVAMLGAPPERTLTVGDRLDTDIAGASAAGLATALVMTGVTSPAALAASPLQPDAVYADLPALLAAWRQA